The genomic DNA TGGCTTCCGGGAATATCGTGAAAAGGTTCTGTCCTCTCAGAAGAAGCTTGAGGAGTTGGTCAGCGAAGAAGGCTCACTCGTCCAGATACTCGAAGACGCGGGCAAAACCGCTGAGTACTGGAAGGATCTCTACGACAAATACCTGTTGAAGAAGAGTCTCATCGAAAAGCGGCAGCATCTGGAGCGAGAGCTCATCTGGGCTAACGCGGTGAAGCTTGAGAACAACATCAGAAGTCTGGAACAGAAACTTTTGAACCGTGAGTCACTGCTCAACGATACACAGAAAAAAATTGAGGAGACAGGTGAAGCAGCTTCAAAGAGCCGCAGCAACCTCGACGGCGCGCAAACCGGGTTGAGGAAACTATACTTCAGTCTGGTGAAGCTAGAGAAGCAGGCGGCTACATTTGAAAGCGGCAAGAAGATCGTAGGGGAGATTCACCCGCATCTAAACGAGGCGATCAGGCTGCTGCAGGATGTTCCACTCAACTCCGACGGAACAGCTACTGGAAAGAAGCTTCAGGAGCGTATTGAAGATTTGCGCTTCTTCGTCCAGAACCAGTATACGCAGATGGAGGAGCAGCGGCGGCTCATCAGCGACCTGAACGAAGAGGTTAACGCGATACAGGAAGAGATAGGCAAGGCTGAGAAGGATGTTGACAAAATCACCAACCGCTACATAGATCTCAAGGTTGAAGAGGCAGTGTTGCAGTTTAAGCGAAGGAACTTGCAGCAGGAGATTAACGAGCTTAACCGAAGCCTCAAAGCCGCTAAAGAGGAGCTAGCAGCATTCTCACCCCGAATGGAGGAGGCGCAGCCCCGCATCGCCACCGAGCGTACACCCGCCGAGGTCTCTGAAGAAATCAGGATCAACGCCGCACACCTCCGAACCGTAGAAGGCGTACCCGAGGAGGCGGAGCGGATGTACACCGACTACACCACCACCTACGGCGAGCTGAAGGAGAAGCTCCAGACACTGTCAACCAACAAAGAGATTGCTTTGAAAGAGGTTGAGGAGCGCAAGAAACTGTGGAGAGAATCGATACAGCGCCTCCTAGCCGAAGTCAACCCGCTATACCAAGACGTAATCTCAAAAATCGGAGGTACAGGAGTCGTGAAAATCTCGGACCTCGAAGACGTTGAAGCCGCAGGGCTGGATCTCTGGATCGGCTTCCGCGGAGCATCCCCCGCGATACTGGATGCGTACACTCAGAGCGGCGGAGAACGAAGCGTCGCAATCATAGCGTTCCTGCTCTCACTTCAAAGCAGCGTGGTCTCACCCTTCCGAGCCGTAGACGAGTTCGACGTACACATGGATCCAAGAAACCGTGAAGCAATCTTCAGAATGATCTTCCAGTACGTGAAGGAGGCTCCTTTAACCCAGTACCTGGTAATCACACCAAGCCAGCTCACCGTAACAGATCCTACCGCACACATGATTTTCGTGCAAAACGTCCGAGGCCACAGCGAAGTCAAGGAGGTGCTGAACCGTAGCTAAAACAGCAGCAAAGGCCAGCAGCAGTAGCAAAGCCGCCGTCTCCCACGAAGATCTTCTCCGCATCATAGATCTGTGCCAAGTCGTTGAAACACGGGGCACCGACCCGTTCGAAATCGATGTCCGAAGATCCATTGAGACCCTGAAGAAGCATCTACCAAAATGGAGACTCCTAGACGATCTTTTGCTTGATGTAGAAGCGCTCAGCCAAATAGCCTCAATCATCCATCTACAGAAGAAGTGGATCGCTTACAGAGCCTCATCACTCTACGTTGACCCACTCGTCGTCGAACTGAAGATACGGTTGGCTCCGCAGAACAAGCTCGCAGAAGCGCTTGAAAAGAGCTGGCACCCTATCGTCTCCCTCCAACACATCACTCCCCAGAGGCTTATCGAGGCGATGGACTACTGGAATAATCTTAGAACTCTCAAAGAACGTCTAGCCACCTTGCCCAGCGGCGAACTCCTAGAACCCGGCTCATTCGACATCGAGGAGCTGGTGAAGCTGCAGCTTGTTTCAGAGGAAGAGTTCAAAGACCGACTAGACGATCTCCAAAAGGAGCTCAGCGAAAGAATCACGACCAGCGAAGAAGGAGGAGGAAACAGAATCCGATACGAGGACTTTGTTTACGTTCCCGATTTCAAGGAGACCATCTTGAGAGCCTATTTGACCGCTTTTCTTATCAGCGAAGGCGAGGCTTTCCTGCAGGTTGATCCGCTTGAGGAGGAGGCCTACCTGACTTTGAAGAGGCCTGAGAGTGCGTCGAAAACCTCAACCGGTTCAAAGGTTGTTGCGATAGATCACGGCGAATGGGAGATGTACATTGAAGGTGGTGCGAGAGCATAAGCAGCAGTGAAGATGATGCAGCGGAGATTCAGCATAAGCTTAGACGCGCCTCGCAGCTCTTGCTGCTGCAGCGGCAGCGTTCGCCGGGCGTGAAGGGTTGGGAGCTTCGACGCGCGTTAGGTAAAGAATATGTCAAGATCTTAGAGGTGCTTAGGACTGAACTGGATGGGCTGGGTCTTGACTTAAAGGTGATCCACAACAACACCGCGAAGAAGGTTGAGGAGATCCCTGAGGAAGAGCTGGATAAGGCCAGGTTCTTTGTGGTGATGAAAGGGCCGTTGACTCACTCCGAGCTAGCCACCTCAGGTTGGCGGATCGACGATCTAGCCGTATTAGCCGCTGCGATAGCTTACATCAACTCTAGACGCGGAAAGGCTCCTAGGAAACAGGTTGAAGAGCTTCTCAGAGAAAAGTTTCCGCGCTGGAAGGTTGACATTAACCTGGATCGCTTCATCAGAAGAGGCTATCTGCTCGAAGACGAGGAGATGCTCTTCATCGGCTGGAGAACCCGCGCTGAAATCGATCAGAAAACATTAACAAATCTTATCCTAGCTGCGCCAAGCGAAAGCGGAAGCGAGAACGAAGCGGCGCCGGAGTCTCAGCCTGAGTAGCGTCTCTTCAACGCCTTCTTCTCCCCCTCAAGGATCCGCTCAATCATTTCCTCAGTGATGATTTTGTCATGCTTCAGGATTTCTGAGGCGTCAGAGGATCTGATGCCGCGGCCTGCTAACACCACAACAGCAGGGAAACCATGCTCCTGATACAGCTCAGCCGAACCGGTGATTCTGCTGGCCATGCGTCTAAACCGTTTAGGTGGCTCCCCGCTACCACGCATACTCTCACTTAGCCTTCTCACGTCCTCTTCGCCGTCGCTGGTGAAGCCTATTCTCTGGCTACCGCACTCTGGGCAGGTGATATCCTGCATCTCCACCACCTTCTTCGGCTCCACGTAGTCCCAGCAGTCTGTGCAGACGACCGTGAAAACCTCGTTCAGCAGCCTCGCCCTAGTGGATTTGAGCAGGATTTGACGCATTCTAGCAGGCGGCACAATATCAGATTTTCTGCTAATCTCTTCGAGTCCTATGCGGGAAATCGGTGAAGGCTCCTCCACATCGCCTAGCACCGCGATCTCCACCTCACCTGAAGCAATCCTCTTAGCTAGTGTGGCTAGTCCTTCAACATCCAGATCTTCTCTCAGAACCGTTTTCACAGCCTCTTTGAATATCGCTGTGCCTCTCAAACTCTCGATTAGGCTTTCGACGTTGGAGCTGGTTAAATCAGCATCCTTCTCAACCGCTCCAAACTTCTTGGCAACATGGAGAAATCTTCGCTTAAACAGGCCTGTCTTAACCGCCGCATCAACCACGAGGCTCTTCAGATCCTTCTCACCAATTCGTTTGAGAAGCAGATTAATTCGTTCGAGCGGCACCCGCTTAATCTTCAAAACTACGCGGTAAGGATCCTGCTGCACACCTACGGAGGCACCGATATCTAAGGCCAACAAATGGCCGAGGGCTCTTGCGAAGGCGCGGTTGATACGGTGGCCTGCAGGTGACTGGAGGATGATGAATTCTCCCCAGCGTTCAAGCGTCAACCGCCTATCAGTAGGTACTGGTAACCCAAGTTTCACCTGCTCAGTAGCCTCCTGCAGGGCTCGGCGAAACACCTCTTTTCCGGCGGGGTATCGCTCAGCCAGCTCTTCGGTGATTGAGTCTAGGTCTTCTCCTTTCTTCAGCCGCTCCTCGGTTTCACCTAGGATAGCACCTACTTCCGAAGCGACTTCGAAGGGGACTGGGATTTCGTCACCGATCCAGGTGGGGATTGCGCCCAGAGGGTTCTTCTCAGGCTCAACGTACACCTTGTCTCTGTAGACCTGCCTGATCTTCCACACCGAGCCGCCTTCAACGAACTTGGTGCCGACCTCGCCGTGCTCCGCTACAAAGGCTTCGTCAAGCACCCCAATCGGTGTCTTATCCTCGTCGTTAATCACAAGGTAGTGTCTCTCATCAGGAATCATGCTGAGGTTCCCGAAGTAATACTCGTAGAGTCCCGTCAGATCCCGCGGCTTGCTGAAAATCTCCTCTTCGAAAGAGGCCCATATCAGCTTCGGATACCGCTCAAACATGTATTGAAGAACCAGCTTCAAATCCTCGACGCTGAGGTTTCTGTACGGGTAGGCTCGCCGTATGATGTCTAATGCTTCTTGGAACCGCCATCTGTTCTTCCACAGCAACAGGCCGGCGACTTGCTGCGTCAACGTGTCCAGCGGAGAATCAGGTATCTCAACCGGCTCCAGCTTCTCATGCAAAGCTCGCCTAGCGATTACAGCGGCCTCCAACGTGTCTTCAGAGTCTTGGGTCACAATTACTCCACGCGGAAATGCTCCAATTCTGTGACCGCTACGCCCAACTCGCTGAATAAGCCTGGTAGCATCTCTAGGTGAGTTGTACTGGATCACTAGGTCTAGGTGGCCGATGTCAATTCCGAGTTCAAGGGAGCTGGTGCAGATGATACCTTCGATTTTTCCCTCCTTCAACGCCTTCTCCGTGGCGATTCTTGTGGCTCGGGATAGGGAGCCGTGGTGAACCGCAATTGGGAAGTCTGCGTTCCATATTCGGAAGCGGTTCATCAACGCCTCCGCCTCGGTTCGGGTGTTTGTGAAGATCAGCACTGAGCTGGCGTCGTAGATCAGGTCGCTCATCACGTGGAGACGAGCGGCAACATCGGGGTAGGTGTAGAGTTTAGAGGCGAGCTCGTAATCCTCCTTCCCGGCCTTGGGATAAACTATCTCTAGATTCATGTATCGAGCCACTGGGACTGAGAGCACATCAATGGAACCGCCTGTTTCTCCGACGAGGAACTCGGCGACTTTGCGAGGAGTACCGATGGTGGCTGACAATCCGATTGTCTGGAAATTGTGGTCAGTGATTTCGCGGAGTCGTTCAAGAGCAACCGTGAACTGGCTTCCCCGCTTTTCACCTGCAAGCTCATGCACTTCGTCTACAACGACCCAGCGAACCGATTTCAGGTGGCCATGCATTATGCGTCCGGGGAGGATGGCTTGAAGCGTCTCCGGAGTGGTGATCAGGATGTCCGGTGGAACCAGCGCCTGCTTACCCCGCTCCCTAGTTTCGGTGTCACCGTGTCGAACAGCAAGCCTGATGTCGAGCCGTTTACACCACCATTCTAGGCGGTCAAGCAGATCACGGTTAAGTGCTCGCAGAGGGGTAACGTAGAGCACCTTGATGCCTACTGGTTTTTCCTTCAGACGATACAGCATATCCAGAACCGGTA from Nitrososphaerota archaeon includes the following:
- a CDS encoding AAA family ATPase codes for the protein MSVSKRVPSTKTAHRRMVTSVSEIILENFMSYEYARIPFKQGLNIICGPNGAGKSSILLAVSVALGQVYTERSRKLSDLIRRGKDTARVSLIFDNRPVDGKRPIPFSRSDTFMLSRYLKRDGSYWYEADYREVSKSEVTRLFGRAGINPDNMLIIMHQGMVEGFSVTTPQEKLKMVEEAVGFREYREKVLSSQKKLEELVSEEGSLVQILEDAGKTAEYWKDLYDKYLLKKSLIEKRQHLERELIWANAVKLENNIRSLEQKLLNRESLLNDTQKKIEETGEAASKSRSNLDGAQTGLRKLYFSLVKLEKQAATFESGKKIVGEIHPHLNEAIRLLQDVPLNSDGTATGKKLQERIEDLRFFVQNQYTQMEEQRRLISDLNEEVNAIQEEIGKAEKDVDKITNRYIDLKVEEAVLQFKRRNLQQEINELNRSLKAAKEELAAFSPRMEEAQPRIATERTPAEVSEEIRINAAHLRTVEGVPEEAERMYTDYTTTYGELKEKLQTLSTNKEIALKEVEERKKLWRESIQRLLAEVNPLYQDVISKIGGTGVVKISDLEDVEAAGLDLWIGFRGASPAILDAYTQSGGERSVAIIAFLLSLQSSVVSPFRAVDEFDVHMDPRNREAIFRMIFQYVKEAPLTQYLVITPSQLTVTDPTAHMIFVQNVRGHSEVKEVLNRS
- a CDS encoding DEAD/DEAH box helicase, which encodes MKVKQRETAKPLETTVDDTVFGRLSKPIQKAILSKGFTTPTEPQAKAIPKILDGKNILLVAPTGTGKTEAAFLPVLDMLYRLKEKPVGIKVLYVTPLRALNRDLLDRLEWWCKRLDIRLAVRHGDTETRERGKQALVPPDILITTPETLQAILPGRIMHGHLKSVRWVVVDEVHELAGEKRGSQFTVALERLREITDHNFQTIGLSATIGTPRKVAEFLVGETGGSIDVLSVPVARYMNLEIVYPKAGKEDYELASKLYTYPDVAARLHVMSDLIYDASSVLIFTNTRTEAEALMNRFRIWNADFPIAVHHGSLSRATRIATEKALKEGKIEGIICTSSLELGIDIGHLDLVIQYNSPRDATRLIQRVGRSGHRIGAFPRGVIVTQDSEDTLEAAVIARRALHEKLEPVEIPDSPLDTLTQQVAGLLLWKNRWRFQEALDIIRRAYPYRNLSVEDLKLVLQYMFERYPKLIWASFEEEIFSKPRDLTGLYEYYFGNLSMIPDERHYLVINDEDKTPIGVLDEAFVAEHGEVGTKFVEGGSVWKIRQVYRDKVYVEPEKNPLGAIPTWIGDEIPVPFEVASEVGAILGETEERLKKGEDLDSITEELAERYPAGKEVFRRALQEATEQVKLGLPVPTDRRLTLERWGEFIILQSPAGHRINRAFARALGHLLALDIGASVGVQQDPYRVVLKIKRVPLERINLLLKRIGEKDLKSLVVDAAVKTGLFKRRFLHVAKKFGAVEKDADLTSSNVESLIESLRGTAIFKEAVKTVLREDLDVEGLATLAKRIASGEVEIAVLGDVEEPSPISRIGLEEISRKSDIVPPARMRQILLKSTRARLLNEVFTVVCTDCWDYVEPKKVVEMQDITCPECGSQRIGFTSDGEEDVRRLSESMRGSGEPPKRFRRMASRITGSAELYQEHGFPAVVVLAGRGIRSSDASEILKHDKIITEEMIERILEGEKKALKRRYSG